GAATCTAAAATATAAAAATtataaaaaacaaaaataaaaaaaaccaaaaataaaaataaaatgaaaatgaaaaaaagtaaaacagaaaagagaaagaaggatgagaaaaaaaaaagcaaactgGGTCGACCTGGCCTGCCCATACCGCGCGCAGCGGGTGTGCTGGCGTCCGGTAACGGGCCGACCTGGTCGCTATAGGGTATGCGAGAGGACTCAATGGAGGGTGGGTATGTGGGATTTTCTGTCGCTAATATTCTACTCCATCCATGGATTCGCCGGCGACGGGATTTCGGGGACCCGCAGAGTGGGCGGCGCCGGCGTTGAAGGATTTGCTGCCGGATCTGTCCCGTGAGGAGCAACTATGGCTGGAGAACGGCTTCCAGCCGGCCGGGCGAAGGCGCAAGGGACGACGCATCACCAAGCAGAAACTTCTCTCGGAAGTTCCTCCTTCCATGCCCGCGCAGCGCACAGAAGGGTACGCGTACGCTGCTTCCCCTTCCCTCTCATCGCAATCTGACTTTGGGGGTAgtagtttgcattgttttatcatGATTCTATGTCGATCAAGCATGCTTGTAAGAATTGCACATATGCCCTGACACAACTTAACTGAATGAATCGCTTCTTTCATCGGTAACACCCTTTGCCTCACCGAAATATGTAAGATAGAATTTGTTCCCATACATCAGGTTCCATAGTATATATATGCAACATCAAGTGCACAAATAGTGCAAAGTTCATAATTGGATGCAACTGTAATTTGCAGCAACTTTTCAATTAATGGAAAATACATACATGTTGTCAGGCAGTAGGAAAATAGAGGTTGGCCCTGGTTGGAATCAACGAAATGACTCACAGAATCCAAGAAAACCAGCGGATCCACCCCTTTTTTTGCGAATAAAGAGAGCCTATTAGTCGCTCAACGTCAAATTGCAATCTAATTGCTCGACGCAGCTTGGTACCCATACTGCACTATGCTCTAATTGCTCGACGTTGTTTGGTACTATCCCTATTGCACTAGTATTGTACTAGATGTCTGAATCCGACAATTAACATGCTTGTGATTGCTCATGAACCTGCATTTTCTGGTTGATTGATTGGTTATTTAGCTGATGGAATATACATTATGTTATAGTACTTATAAGCAAAATCGATAAATATATTTATCTACATGGCTTGCTAGTAAAGGCTTGTATGCACCTCATAATTACTGGCCTGACTCCAGGATTACTAGTTTTGAAATGCAGATTACTACGTCATATTTGTACAGTACAGTCATTTGTTTGCCACTGCCCTCACAAGTTACAGAGCATTAACTTACCTGGAGACAAAATATTTCATCTATCGTTGGTAACCAGGCAGCATATGCCTATGATAATATGATGGCTCTAAAAGCATGCTTTAGATTAGTCGTAGCGGGGAGTAACATATAGTAGTGTTATGCATATGACATtattctatgttactaccttcataatgcatagtaacttTGATGTAGTATCATGCATTAGTGTATTAATTAGCTTGTAGACTCATTCTACTCCCTCCATTTTTCTTTAAAGGGTGCATCTCCAAATCCCAGCGTTTTCAGAATGAGAGCCAAATTAGGCGCATCTCATTAGGCTAGTAATTGGGGCGTTTTGCATGCAACAGGCCCGCTGAATTCTCTCTTTCCTATTCCCTTCCGTACTTTGCATGCAAGTGGGAACACGTTTAAGTTTGTGGAGGTGTGAAAGCAGATGAATTGCATGCACAAGCTCTTGATCGCATGCACAAGCTGTTGGTCTTCGTTTCCCTTGGCCTCATCTTCGTTGGTGTATAAAAGGGCAGCCATTGCTTCCTCTTCTTTGAACCAGCTAGTAGTTCTGGCCATAGGGCGGACGAAAGTGTAACAACCCTAAGGCGACATGGAGAAGCAAGGCGAGGTGGAGGGCGTCCACGGCGAGGTGGATGTCGTCCATGGCGAGGTGGAGGGCGTCCACGGCGAGGTGGAGGGCGTCCACGGCGAGAAGGAGATTGTCGATGACGATGTGGAGGTCACACAAGGCCAGGTGCAAGAACTCGAGGATgaatttgagagggtttatacaaCCATCCGAGATCTTTTTCAGAAAGTGGATCGTGCAACCAATGTCGGAGCTGGTGAATCAAGGATTTCGGCTAGGGCAAGGTACATCCGCACCACTAACCTCGCGCCGTGGCGCAGGCCTTCGTCTTCATGTGATGGATGCATCTTCCATGCGTTTTGCCGTAACTGTGGTGTGCGTGGTGAGGCATCAATTTTTTGTTGTCTTGCTTGCTCTCTGCCGGTGCCATTGGACGTGGTACGTTGTGAGTTGTGCGGAAATCCACTTCTATGTGATGACTACTGGTGCAAGGACTGCGCGACGGCTGTCGGGATCGGTGAAGATGGTGTGTGCTCTCGTTGTGGTCGCAACACCTCAACCGTTGCCGAAGATGAGAATGTATTTGTGACTGAAACCAAGATGAACTAGGCTTCATATTGAGGAAGAAAAAGCCATGTTTCTATGAATTGTAAAATGTTTGTATGAATCTTGTTCTTGGCTGCGAATTATGGAATGAAATGAGAAATCTTTTgaagttgattttttttttgcgttTCTATCAAAGTTATCACTGAAACTGTTATCTATCACTGGAACTTGTAAGGCAAGTTGATATTGACAATGCATTTTTTGCGTTAGCTATCAATGAAACTTGTGCACATTATTTCTCAAAGTGCAAAAGACAGTCCCAATATTGGCATTTCGTGAGAAAAAATGACTGAACTTTAGTCTCTAGTTAGTTAATAATCTGGTTCGATTATGTATGCGCTTTCAGCTGGCTTGCATCAGTTTATGTCTCAGCCCAAAATCTCAAGTTCAGTCATTTTTTCTCACGAAATGCCAATATTGGGACTGTCTTTTGCATTTTGAGAAATAATGTGCACAAGTTTCATTGATAGCTAAGGCAAAAATGCATTGTCAATATCAACTTCCTTTACAAGTTCCAGTGATAGATAACAGTTTCAGTGATAATTTTGATAGAAACGAAAAAAAATCCACTTCAAAAGATTTCTCATTTTATTCCATAATTCGCATCCAAGAACAAGATTCATACAAACATTTTACAATTCATAGAAACATTGGCACCGACAGAGAGCAAGCAAGACAACAAAAAATTGATGCCTCACCACGTACACCACCGTTACGACAAAACGCAGGGAAGATGCATCCATCACATGAAGACGAAGGCCTGCGCCGCGGCGCGAGGTTAGTGGTGCGGATGTACCTTGCCCTAGCCGAAATCCTTGATTCACCAGCTCCGACATTGGTTGCACGATCCACTTTCTGAAAAAGATCTTGGATGGttgtataaaccctctcaaattcATCCTCGAGCTAGTTTTGCACCTGGCCTTGTGTGACCTCCACATCGTCATCGACAATCTCCTTCTCGCCGTGGACGCCCTCCACCTCGCCTTGCTTCTCCATTTTGCCTTAGGTTGTTACACTTTCATCCGCCCTATGGCCAGAACTGCTAGCTGGTTCAAAGAAGAGGAAGCAATGGCTGCCCTTTCATACACCAACGAAGAGGATGCCAAGGGAAACGAAGACCAACAGCTTGTGCATGCGATCAGGAGCTTGTGCATGCAATTCATCTGCTTTCACACCTCCACAAACCTAAACGTGTTCCCACTTGCATGCAAAGTACGGAAGGGAATAGGAAAGAGAGAATTCAGCGGGCCTGTTGCATGCAAAACTCCCCAATTACTAGCCGAATTAATGAGATGCGCCCTAATTTGGCTCCCATTCTGAAAACGCTGAGATTTGGAGATGCGCCCTTTAAATAAAAATGGAGGGAGTATCAcaaccatctctttcttcatttaataGCATGTCATATCATCAATTTGCCTAGCAATGCATAtagctctatgttactaccttagttactcccacatatgtcatgttactagtttaggttactaccttcatagtgggtagtaatttATATGTGATGtcatgcattgtatcatttattatgttgtagactcatcttaccttgaggtgtgtgatgttatggtaacatagctagttactacctcactctctttcttcatttattagcatgccatgtcaccaaaatgctttgagatgtgtgatgttagagcatctccaacatgcGCAGTATAAATCGGCGCGCTATACCACGCAGCCGCCGCGCTGTAAACTGATGGCGCGCGCCGGAGCGATTTTTCCCCCGCCGAATGctccattttgcagcgcgcgttggcGCGCAAAAAAGCACCTCCGCCGGACGCTCTATTTTGCAGCACGCGGGCGcggcgcaaacaacaaacaaacacAACTATGGATCGAACAAGATCaaacaaccatataaaattcacaaataaaatgtaccatccgaatacaatacattgttcacaccaaatacaacacgtccaacatacaacaatacaacatagttttgatacaatacaacacatagttttcaaacatatacaacaagtatgcaactagtgttgtccattccaattccaccattcttccatgagatctttttgaagctcatcatgtgtgtcgttgcaccgaatggcatggtatgaggcaatgaaccggacaatcctatgtgcggacctcctcacttgcacgggaacccccatcaagtcgtagtgggtatgatccacatctttcccgcgatcatcctctataatcatgttatgcatgatgacacacgcggtcatgatataccaaaggcattcttggtcccaaaatctagccggtcctctaacaatggcaaattgggcttgcaaaatcccaaatgctctctctacatctttcctagCCGCTGCTTGTGCATTATGGAATTGGGTTTGCTTCTTACCTCTTGGTTGAATAATCAActtcacaaatgtttgccaccttggatatatgccgtcggcgaggaagtagccatagttgtacttgtggccatttgcttcaaactccaTCAATGGACCTTTCCGCATTGCAAGTCTTGTCATTAGTGGTGACcgttgaagaacattgatgtcattgcaagaCCCGGGCATTCCAAAAAAACATGCCATATCCAAGTCTCTTGGTCGGCCACCGCTTCAAGGACTATGGTGGTATCCTTCTTGTACCCTTTGAATTGTCCATGCGATGCCGCCggacaattcttccaactccaatgcataAAATCAATGGAACCAAGCATGCCGAGAAACCCCCGGTTGGCGTTGATCTCCAAAAGCCTTGCCGTGTCTTCAACATTGGGGGCTCTCGACCAAGTGGAGCCAAAGACATTGACAATTGCAACGACAAAGCGCTTGACACACAAGATAGAAGTGCTCTCTCCCATGGCCAAATGATCATCAACAAGATCCGCCGGTATACCatatgccaacatacgcaaggcggcggtcaccttttgatatgtgctatgaccaagttctccggcggcattcctcctttgctcaaagaagcgatcatacttggtcacctccgTTGCGATGTGCTTGAACAAGTTGAGACTCATCCAGAAACACCgccgaaaatagctttcgggaaatatcggattctcattgaaatacgaccgcatcaacttctcatgcccttcaatcctttctctctacaacttctgtctaccgaacaccgatccaccaaattttggcttcttaacggcgcggtatgctaatagtagcgatatgttctcctcttcctcttggtcatactcgtcatccgatgaatcGTATGATGAACTCTACAAACATACATATAAAATTACTTAACTACAACTAACTATTATAGATAATTGGCGGATAGAGGCCGGCCGGCGGAGGTGCATACCTTGCGAGCAAATCGGCGAGCACCATGCTCGCGCCATGTTGTTAGAAAGCTCGAAGACGACGACGACATGGCAGCGGCGGCGCGgaggacaacgacgacgacgcGACGACGCCGGGAAGGAgaaggcggaggaggagcgccgactaCTGCCCGccgctggcggcggcgcgggcgtcaCAGAGCGGCGGAGCGCCCGCCGCTGCCGGGAGGGGGCGCGGGCGAGGCGGATCTACGCCGCGGCGGCGCGCTGCGGCGGCGGAATCGACCGGCGACGGCTGGTTTTCGCGGCGGCGGTCTGTGGGGAAATGAGGGCGCGGGCGCGGGGGGAGGAAATTTCCTGCCGTTGGCTTTTTCGCGCGTGGACGAGCGatgccgcgcgctgtagccgacgcgtCACATATGGCGCTCCGGATTGTGCAAAACACCGCGCGCCCAAAAAATTTCGCAGCGCCGCGCCGtttaccgcgcctgctggagcgccCGAATTCCTCCCGCGCGTTGCATACCGGCCGTTTTTTTGCAGCGCGGCCTACAtaacgcgcctgttggagatgctcttactagctatgttactcccactatgagcagtctaagtAGTTTTATgcgtattattattattatagtaCACTCAATTATTTGGAATAATAATGTGCTGCTTACTTATGAAATGAGGGGAGAGCAACACATAAACTTCCCTCGCCCTTGGTTTGTCTGCTCATGCATGCTCTCGTCGGGTCGCATTGCAACAGACTTACACACAGCTGCCTGCCTAagtgcatgtttgtttgtggtgcAGCTGAACGAAAAACAGCTGGAGCTGGTAAGATCTGAGAAGCAGCTGGAGCTGGATGGCTGGTCAAATGTAAAATTGTTGTTTGGCAAACTGCATCCAGGACTGTTGGTAGACTGATCAAatgtaaaatagaaaataataataaaaatattattttccttattatttaataataaaaaatattattttccatATTAtttaataataataaaaatattctttttcttattattttctatttaaaAAGATTTTTCTATAAAATATAAATTAACTAAGAATCTGAATTTTTTTCTCAAGGTGCAATTTTTTTCTCGATTTGTAAGTGAGAAGCCACGGGAAGATGCAGGAAGTACCCCGGGACGTGCTTATGGGCTTCAAGTGTAAATGTGAAAAACGCTTGTAGAAGCCCATGCCTAGAAGTTAGGTGTTTGGCTGGGCTTGTGCTTTTAAAGACCCAAAAGCAGTAAAAGCTGAAGCTCCAGCCTAAACAAACAGGGCCTAAAAGCCTTTTGACAACTGCGCTACAGTGAATTGAATTGAAGCTCTCGAGAGTCTTGGAAGCATGCCTCTTACTGTCCTTTCCTTTCTTCTTTCTTGTTTACTGTATTGTTATTCTGCTATGCAATGTCAGTATACGCTGCTCTGAACACATAATTTCCTCCACCTGTATTGGATTTGGACGCAGAGAGCGTGATGCCTGGCTCATCGGGTCAGTCCAAGCTGCTCTTTGCCACTACAATGCTAGGCACCAGGTATGTGCACGCTACTTCTCATTTGGTTAATTCGAGTATTTTTCATGGTGAATACTACTTCCTGCTGCACCAGCTAGCTGGATGACATCCGTGTCTGCAGGGTGGCGAGTTTGATGCTGTGAAGCCACTGATGGAAGACCGAGTTGGTTTCAGGGACCAGGTGTGGTTCCACCTCAACTTCTGGGCTCGTAGCCGCAGCACCAACAAAATCAAGCGCTTCTTCGCCGAGGTGCACTACAAGCCATCCTCTGACACCTCCAAATACCCACGTGCAACTCCCATCGTTGAAATATGCACCATCATTGGTACGTACACGTCTGTGCTGACTTGACTTCCTTTTATTATTTTCTCTTCCGTCGTCTTTTTTACTAGTAATGCATGCATGTTAATATGTTAGTGGAGTAACTATCTGATGTTAATGTTGGTTCAAACATAATCCAATGCCTGCAGAAGAGCCACTTTCCCAGTATAGGAGGGCGTGTGCGTTTTGTGCCGCCAGTTATGAAATTTTGCACCCTAAGGGGTGCCGCAAGTTTGTTTGCCGTAACGACAAGGACCGGTTTGAACAACGCCTCGTGCGGTGTGGCTCTATGTGCATCGAGCCACCATTCAGTTGCCCGTCCAAGATTGAAAGGCGGGGTCTGCCTTATCGCTCCTCATTGGCTTCGCCATCACAGTGAACCGATCGATATCCATCTTCTTTCTACAATGTACGTCAGTCAGGAATTAGCTTGAATAATCATAGCTGATCTTACCAGAAAGTAGGAGTTTTATATATATCCAGTcttgagtaatgtcataattttttGATTGATTATTAAATATGAAATATGCACTTACGTATTGTTCTGTTATGTTATCTAAAAAAATGTACAACCATAGTTTACTCGCTGGCGTGGATGAATCTGTAGTGTTGACAATGGCATATTCTGAGCTATGGCGGTGGCTTAGTTGTTCACCGTGAACTAGATTGCTCTTGTGACATTGCTGTGTAAATTCAAGAACAGTTGAAAAAAATTACAATTTGGTCACACATTGGATGCATTCGTATGTACCCTTGTACATGGAATTCTGGGCCCGTCCTAATGGTAAATTCAACTGTACGGTTCTCCTGTTTTTATGGCCGAACATAAAGATCGGATTTGAGAACTGCCTCATCAAGTGGCGTTGCTTGGGATGAGCAAGTGCATTTGTTGGATGTGCGATCCAAACAGTGATGAAAAGAATTCTCAAATCATTCACGGATAGACGTGAAAGAAGAAAGAATCAAATGGCTCCGCTTGCTCAAAGCGAGCTTTAGGTACCCGATCAAGGGACTTGTTATAAAagtgacaagcaaataacgaagaacgaaacaagaacacacataggggacacaagatttaacgtggaaaaccccttccaacacagaaagggaaaaaaccacgggcgccagccagcaaaacttcactatatcgggaggtgtttacaaacgccgtgggttatcttataatctgataaaccctagccggcggcttacaatatgtatatataggcggtgccaacgatccgtaccgtaccgcGGGGGGCCTGCCGTCCCCCGCACCCCCCTTCGCAGGCGTCCCTGCAGGGCACGACGTATGGGCTAACTTCTGACTCCACTACGCTTCGCCCCAAGCCTCCGGCGATGGGCCTCGCTTTGcttgtcagaagttagcctccctttagtatatgaattttgatcacaatacaacaaactccaccttgagacaaattccatcttgtagcatgaacttcaacaatctcctgaacaacaaaggaaaaacacttgctggcgccaatagccacttgggctaaacagttataccaaccaagttcgagcaaagctcaaacttggaaacaggaactggctttgtcatcgtatcagcaggattatcatgagtacttatcttgcataccttcagtttaccttgagcaacaatgtcgcgaatataatggtacttgatgtcaatgtgctttgtcctctcacggaacatttgatctttagtaaggtatattgcactttgactgtcagaaaacaagttaatgcaagaatcatctccacaaagctcagcatataaacctttcaaccaaacagactctttaccagcttcattaattgctatatattctgcttcggttgtagattgggcaacaacagattgtaacgttgccttccaactcacagcacatccaccaacagtgaacacataaccttTGAGGGATcgtctcttatccaaatcggcagcaaaatctgaatccacatagcctacgagtccctcaccggtcttgccaaacttcaagcaagctttggatgtgccacgaaggtacctgaaaatccactgaacagctttccaatgttctttaccaggatcagcaaggtatcgactgaccaaactcatagcatatgataaatcaggacgagaacaaaccatggcatacatcaaggaaccaacagcactagaatatggaactcgagacatgtacttaatatcttcatcagtactaggacattgcaatgctgacaatttgaagtgagaagcaattggtgtactaacagactttgcatcatgcatattaaaacgatgaagaactttctgaatgtaattttgctgactaagaaataGCACACTAGATTTTCTAtctcttgtaatttccatacctagtatttttttagcagcaccaagatccttcatctcaaactcactacttaactgtgactttaaagtagtgatctctttcttgctcttggaagcaatcaacatatcatcaacatataacagcaagtatattggtgatccattaacaaacttgatatagacacaactatcatacttagatctcttaaactcatgtgcaagcataaatgaatcaaaccttttgtaccactgtcttggagactgtttcaaaccataaagggacctcttcaacttgcaaacaagatcctccttgccaggcacaacaaaaccttcaggctggtccatgtatatctcctcctcaagctcaccatgcagaaaagtagtctttacatctagctgctcaagctcaagatcatgcatagccacaataccaaagaatgcacgaatggaactatgcttcacaaccggagagaatacatcattataatcaatacctggaatttggctgaaaccttttgctactaaccttgccttatacctcggaggctcattaggagacaaaccttcctttcttttaaatatccacttacagcggacagccttcttttgtttaggcaagggcacaacatctcatgtgccattcttgtcaagcgattgcatctcctcttgcatagcagaaatccacttcacgcggtcaacggatgcaacagcctcagtatatgtagcaggttcagtatcatgctccacctgttcagcacaactcaaagcatggtgaacaagattacattcttcaattaaacgaggacgtggacctttgttacgcctcggtctatcagcagcaattgaactattttgtttgctgcaaaacaggtggtgagtgctgaacaacagtattatcattttcagcaacttcattttctttctcctccacgtgctccacctgcacgcgctgatcctctgttgctcatcatcagaactatcagaaaaatcaacagcatcagtaatatctgtagatgaactcttataaaacatgacagcctcattaaagactacatttctgctatgcaaaactttcttagtttcaggattccataacttgtatgccttaactcctgaaccataaccaagaaacacacacttaatAGCCCTGGGCTCTAGCTTTCtattatcaacatgagcataagcagtgcaaccaaaaactctcaactgtgaataatcagcaggtgaaccagaccatacctcaataggagttttcttatcaagcggaatgcaaggtgacctgtttatcaagtaacaagcggtggaggctgcttcagcccagaaacgtctatgcataccagcattggacaacatgcagcgagccttggagatgatggttctATTCATTCTCTCCGCCACACCATTCTGTTGAGGAGTgtatgggatggtgtggtgcctgacaatgccttcatcgctgcaataatcattgaaaacagtagaacaaaactccatgccattgtcagtacgaagcaatttaactttcttttctgtttgcttctctaccataactttccactttctaaaagcatcaaacacatcagatttatgtttcagaaagaaaggccacacttttctggagtaatcatctatgatagtaagcatgtaatttgcaccaccaagagaagtcttgcgggaaggtccccacacatcagcatgcacataatctaaaatccctttggtggtatgaaaggaagcattgaatttaactcttttatgcttaccaaaaatgcagtgctcacagaactcaaacttattcaaattgcagccatctagcaggtctctcctgtgcagttctgccatgccatgttcactcatatgtccaagacgcatatgccacagattagttttaccaggttcatcaggaataacagcagcagcaataccagacaaagtgctacctctaagaacatataactttgcagaattcatatcaccaatcatgtgaacgagagaaccttttgataccttcagaactccgcgagaaccggagtgtttgctcctcctcgaaataggctttcgccccactttataaataaagccacaACGGCCGAATCGATACAAGGTGGAGAGGAGAACCTCATACAAAGCagatcaaagaaaagaaagaaaaaacacaGAAAACCCCACACTTGCCACCGAAGACATTGAGGTGAGACCAAGTCGACTCGGGGCTCCacaacgacgcccccaagagggtaaTGACGCAATCCGCCGCCATCGTCGAGACCGTgaggtctagggttttcacccggagccaTAGCACGGGACGGATACCCacaacgacgcccccaagagggttACGACACCCGCAGGCATCGCCGTCGTTGGCGCCGAGGCGCT
This Lolium perenne isolate Kyuss_39 chromosome 1, Kyuss_2.0, whole genome shotgun sequence DNA region includes the following protein-coding sequences:
- the LOC127316337 gene encoding uncharacterized protein; protein product: MDSPATGFRGPAEWAAPALKDLLPDLSREEQLWLENGFQPAGRRRKGRRITKQKLLSEVPPSMPAQRTEGERDAWLIGSVQAALCHYNARHQGGEFDAVKPLMEDRVGFRDQVWFHLNFWARSRSTNKIKRFFAEVHYKPSSDTSKYPRATPIVEICTIIEEPLSQYRRACAFCAASYEILHPKGCRKFVCRNDKDRFEQRLVRCGSMCIEPPFSCPSKIERRGLPYRSSLASPSQ